One stretch of Chitinophaga pendula DNA includes these proteins:
- the purE gene encoding 5-(carboxyamino)imidazole ribonucleotide mutase, producing the protein MKVLILMGSESDKPVMQEALNYLAFFNITGEMIVASAHRNPDKVRELCITAQEKGFGVIIAAAGMAAALPGVVSAYTSLPVLGVPLEGGLPGGVDALYSIVQMPAGLPVGTLAVGKAGARNAAVLAARILALGDKAIAEKVEAFKQNGYRI; encoded by the coding sequence ATGAAAGTACTAATTCTTATGGGCTCAGAGAGCGACAAGCCGGTAATGCAGGAAGCGTTGAACTACTTGGCATTTTTCAATATCACCGGGGAGATGATTGTAGCCTCTGCGCATCGTAATCCTGACAAAGTACGTGAGCTTTGTATCACGGCTCAGGAGAAGGGATTTGGCGTAATTATTGCCGCAGCTGGTATGGCGGCAGCGTTGCCTGGTGTGGTGTCTGCTTATACATCATTACCGGTATTAGGTGTTCCTTTGGAAGGTGGTTTACCCGGGGGCGTTGATGCGTTGTATTCTATTGTTCAGATGCCTGCTGGTTTGCCGGTTGGTACATTGGCGGTAGGCAAGGCAGGTGCGCGTAATGCGGCTGTATTAGCTGCGCGTATTCTGGCATTGGGCGACAAGGCGATTGCTGAGAAGGTGGAAGCTTTCAAACAGAACGGTTACCGGATTTAG
- a CDS encoding PAS domain-containing sensor histidine kinase yields the protein MSQIIRLGEPAAVFNKDGQLLEINDAFKNTCRSYLGFDIKTGDNISKIGVCGPEENRLLLLCCQRALAGERCSITKTLTLPGLPAAQYEVSFSPCSSENGHADTAYFIWHNMTPQNDRTCLPQEYMAHLGQAVDSFALVVAIDQQGHIQHANRQAEIFLQQPPGSLRYRNFCEAAACQPEEWSAFLDLVRSGLKSRIDIRCNTSLHTPLWLDLQSSPLTCGDPGYLLIGFDITSRKQQEQKARDDEQFFRHVVENLPIGLHEFQQDGLTVNMNSQQRNIWGADHPIFKQPDYNILNDPFYQRNGLTQLFREVIQRKTPIKREIIMKYRERHAAGTTRLLPAYYEATMFPLPSQHGHLFLILNEITEKKLAEISLEKSERLLDNIIENMPIGYIQFDNLGYIRRINQTQREFFDTPDKVSRLHYNIMSDTFARNAGLHELFLQVLRENQPLRVERRLDFSQAEQWTNIGREVFLDLTIFPVQDPVDKDEIVVVLVNDISDKKLQEAENIQYQEFLQQTGRVGKIGGWEMDIASGRLRWSAETYRIYGIPQGTTVEMNELYRYYAPDTHREIERLIQLCIDKQQPFDVQFDILTGDNQSKRIRTIGQPHQDTLNPGRIYGVVQDITEQYQIRDELSRNIELMRLFFDTIDMGYASIEKEGTLNFLNQKAEQIIGKKVPVGTNILTVMPDLHDTPFELRLLECAEQQRSQSFGSYFRHTDKWYDFLLAPMRDGAISLFIRDVTESRNLQRDLRKANEQLSSLNNSLVNQNKQLEDFAHITSHNLRAPIANLKALMQMHNESAVSHERELYLGMLHEVIKKTDETLNDLVEVVQIRKDMNVERELLSFADRLQKVKDILRADMDTSGIQLTYDFNEAHTIEYPRVYLDSILQNLITNAIRYRAAERIPTLHLQTRRIGNDIELSAIDNGIGIDMERFGSKLFGFRKTFHKNKEAKGIGLFITKTQVEAMGGSIRAESKPGAGTKFIITFRPESSPL from the coding sequence ATGAGCCAAATTATCCGTCTGGGAGAACCAGCTGCCGTCTTCAATAAAGATGGGCAACTACTGGAAATCAATGATGCCTTCAAAAATACCTGTCGCTCCTACCTGGGCTTCGATATTAAAACAGGCGATAACATCAGCAAAATAGGTGTCTGCGGACCCGAAGAAAACCGCCTCCTCCTCCTTTGCTGCCAACGCGCCCTCGCAGGAGAAAGATGCAGCATCACCAAAACACTCACACTGCCAGGCCTCCCCGCCGCTCAGTATGAAGTCTCCTTCAGCCCTTGCTCCTCCGAAAATGGCCACGCCGATACCGCTTACTTCATCTGGCACAACATGACCCCTCAAAACGATCGTACCTGCCTCCCGCAGGAATATATGGCTCACCTCGGTCAAGCCGTAGATAGCTTCGCACTCGTCGTCGCTATCGACCAGCAGGGCCACATCCAACATGCCAACAGGCAGGCCGAAATATTCCTCCAACAACCGCCAGGAAGCCTCCGCTATCGCAACTTCTGCGAGGCCGCCGCCTGCCAGCCGGAAGAATGGTCCGCCTTCCTCGACCTCGTCCGGTCCGGCCTCAAAAGCCGCATCGACATCCGCTGCAATACCTCCCTCCACACCCCCCTCTGGCTCGACCTCCAGTCAAGCCCACTGACGTGCGGAGATCCGGGATACCTCCTCATAGGTTTCGATATCACCAGCCGCAAACAACAAGAACAAAAAGCCAGAGACGACGAACAGTTCTTCCGGCACGTAGTCGAAAACCTACCCATCGGATTACACGAATTCCAACAGGATGGCCTCACCGTCAACATGAACAGCCAACAACGCAACATCTGGGGCGCCGACCATCCCATATTCAAACAGCCAGACTATAACATACTCAACGATCCCTTCTACCAGCGCAATGGCCTCACACAACTCTTCCGGGAGGTAATCCAAAGAAAAACACCTATCAAACGTGAGATCATCATGAAATACCGGGAAAGGCATGCCGCCGGCACAACCCGCCTCCTCCCCGCATACTACGAAGCCACCATGTTCCCGTTGCCTTCACAACATGGTCACCTGTTCCTCATCCTCAACGAAATCACAGAAAAGAAACTGGCCGAAATAAGCCTCGAAAAAAGCGAACGCCTCCTCGATAATATCATCGAAAATATGCCCATCGGATACATCCAGTTCGATAACCTCGGATATATCCGCCGCATCAATCAAACACAACGCGAATTCTTCGATACCCCCGACAAAGTCAGCCGCCTGCACTACAATATCATGAGCGATACCTTCGCCCGAAACGCCGGCCTCCACGAACTGTTCCTGCAAGTACTCCGGGAAAACCAACCCCTCAGAGTAGAACGCCGCCTCGACTTCTCCCAGGCAGAACAATGGACCAACATCGGCCGCGAAGTATTCCTCGACCTAACCATATTCCCCGTCCAGGACCCCGTAGACAAAGACGAGATCGTAGTCGTACTGGTCAACGATATCTCCGATAAAAAACTACAGGAAGCCGAAAACATACAATACCAGGAATTCCTCCAGCAAACCGGCAGAGTAGGCAAAATAGGAGGGTGGGAAATGGATATCGCCTCCGGCCGCCTCCGATGGTCCGCCGAAACATACCGCATATACGGCATCCCACAGGGTACCACCGTCGAAATGAATGAACTCTACCGATACTACGCCCCAGATACACATCGGGAAATAGAACGCCTCATCCAGCTCTGCATCGACAAACAACAGCCCTTCGACGTACAATTCGATATCCTCACCGGCGATAACCAATCCAAAAGAATACGCACCATCGGTCAACCCCACCAGGATACCCTCAACCCCGGACGTATCTACGGCGTCGTACAGGATATCACCGAACAATACCAGATACGCGACGAACTCTCCCGCAACATAGAACTCATGCGCCTGTTCTTCGATACCATCGACATGGGATACGCCTCCATCGAAAAAGAAGGAACCCTCAACTTCCTCAACCAAAAAGCAGAACAGATCATCGGCAAAAAAGTACCGGTAGGCACTAACATCCTCACCGTAATGCCCGACCTGCACGATACCCCCTTCGAACTGAGATTGCTCGAATGCGCCGAACAACAACGCTCCCAGTCATTCGGTAGCTACTTCCGTCATACCGACAAATGGTACGACTTCCTGCTCGCTCCCATGCGCGATGGCGCCATCTCCCTTTTCATAAGAGATGTCACCGAAAGCCGCAACCTGCAGCGAGACCTCCGAAAAGCCAACGAACAACTGTCCAGCCTCAATAACTCCCTCGTCAACCAAAATAAACAACTGGAAGACTTCGCACATATCACCTCCCATAACCTGCGCGCTCCAATCGCCAACCTCAAAGCACTCATGCAGATGCACAACGAATCCGCCGTCAGCCACGAACGCGAACTCTACCTGGGAATGCTACACGAAGTGATCAAAAAAACAGACGAAACCCTCAACGACCTCGTGGAAGTCGTTCAGATCAGAAAAGATATGAACGTCGAAAGAGAACTGCTCTCTTTTGCCGATCGATTGCAGAAAGTGAAAGACATACTCCGCGCAGATATGGACACCAGCGGCATCCAACTCACCTACGACTTCAATGAAGCACATACCATCGAATACCCGCGCGTATACCTCGATAGCATCCTCCAAAACCTGATCACCAACGCCATCCGATACCGCGCCGCAGAACGAATCCCTACCCTCCACCTGCAAACACGACGGATAGGCAACGACATCGAACTGTCCGCCATAGACAATGGTATCGGTATCGACATGGAACGCTTCGGTAGCAAACTATTCGGCTTCCGCAAAACATTTCATAAAAATAAAGAAGCAAAGGGAATAGGCCTGTTTATCACAAAAACACAGGTAGAAGCAATGGGTGGAAGTATACGTGCAGAAAGTAAGCCTGGGGCCGGAACCAAATTTATTATTACTTTTAGACCCGAATCGTCCCCCTTATGA